The Conger conger chromosome 15, fConCon1.1, whole genome shotgun sequence genome contains a region encoding:
- the LOC133111788 gene encoding malignant fibrous histiocytoma-amplified sequence 1 homolog, producing the protein MKNVMADYKGVQQARKEDFSRRKLEELPTELFRRAEQVESLDLQVNQLKQVSLISMLVNLKELFLSWNKLSEFPPAIQELGDLEVLYLNQNDIERIPNGVFARLGKLRQLNLSSNRLGELPCDLKQCGRLEFLNLSRNRLQDLQAAVGLPRLRELYVDHNRLVELPAELFLDTGLTSFQAAGNRLQKPPEEVCAGGLKEVRSYFGQMGVGAKVEHTRKVKVMFLGSSMAGKSTLCRSLRVGYAEKVAVSDRTVGIDICEVVREGVQMLFWDFAGQEEYYLTHHVFITPHSFVILAVNLASYSISEPQSFKDNVSFWINNVLMRVPDSVVLPVGTHADQCTDAEFADKKEDIRRKTEAMLEDRRSKLEQRISNIKEKDDPTLFSEQLKRLYQLTTYNLKVLDIMSMDCTKSAEIEKLQEQVLKHVQDRDLFPNLEKTLPRSYQVVESSIRDLIKKKNIPEHGIMAIDELQQCSIVGELDTEDWHCILRYLHRIGIIVWYEEIEALRVKVFTKPSFLITLFKTVVRHDLARCLEDLPRNILQKVNSLGRHKGTWVSDLKSKATLPNAAIAALVHRTLMQQDVAKQKRLVSALAGSRNKEGELVCLLRHFDVCLPTKLSNPLNPNAQEFAQGETWSTSRSSAPTLLNQGSAFLFPGYLKDTEMVRKMWGEDTMEDIRINVYFLPEIPYGVFHRLIIRACSLYSSYWVGSDCCLLGYNTTLVLLRRESEGEDQYIQIRCKRPDKSDDFRRSWDLILTIMRKLSRLAEQWPGLYQIVSSPCREPDCLHDFEWSDFGKLDGRDIYDAVQEEKLLCNNGHRCRTELLFPKVPSGPKAASEQPITHHNITTGHTTVIVNQFPLPESH; encoded by the exons atgaagaacgtGATGGCAGACTATAAAG GGGTCCAGCAGGCTCGAAAAGAGGATTTCTCCAGAAGGAAGCTCGAAGAACTCCCCACGGAGCTCTTCCGCCGAGCCGAACAGGTGGAGAGCCTGGACCTCCAGGTGAATCAGCTGAAGCAGGTCTCCCTAATCTCCATGCTGGTTAACCTGAAGGAGTTGTTCCTGTCCTGGAACAAGCTCTCCGAGTTCCCGCCCGCGATCCAAGAGCTCGGCGACCTGGAGGTGCTGTACCTGAACCAGAACGACATCGAACGGATACCCAACGGGGTCTTCGCCAGGCTGGGTAAACTGCGGCAACTCAACCTAAGCAGCAACCGCCTGGGCGAGCTCCCCTGCGACCTGAAGCAGTGTGGGCGCCTGGAGTTCCTCAACCTCTCCAGGAACCGGCTGCAGGACCTGCAGGCAGCCGTGGGTCTCCCACGGCTGAGGGAGCTCTACGTGGACCACAACCGTTTGGTGGAGCTTCCTGCCGAGCTCTTCCTGGACACAGGCCTGACCAGCTTCCAGGCGGCGGGAAACCGTCTGCAGAAGCCTCCCGAGGAGGTCTGCGCCGGCGGCCTGAAGGAGGTTCGGAGCTATTTCGGCCAAATGGGGGTTGGCGCGAAGGTGGAACACACCCGAAAGGTCAAGGTCATGTTCCTGGGCTCCTCCATGGCGGGGAAGTCCACCCTCTGCCGCAGCCTGAGGGTGGGATATGCCGAGAAGGTGGCCGTGTCCGACCGCACCGTGGGCATCGACATCTGCGAGGTGGTGAGGGAGGGCGTCCAGATGCTCTTCTGGGACTTCGCTGGGCAGGAGGAGTACTACCTCACCCACCATGTCTTCATCACTCCGCATTCCTTCGTCATCCTCGCCGTCAACCTGGCCAG TTACAGCATCTCAGAGCCCCAGTCGTTCAAAGATAACGTGAGCTTCTGGATCAATAACGTGTTGATGAGGGTTCCCGACTCCGTCGTGCTCCCGGTGGGCACGCATGCGGACCAGTGCACCGACGCCGAATTTGCGGACAAGAAAGAGGACATACGAAGGAAAACCGAAGCCATGCTGGAGGACAGGAGGTCTAAACTAGAGCAACGGATATCAAACATCAAGGAAAAAGACGACCCCACCCTTTTCTCCGAACAGCTGAAAAGGCTCTATCAGCTGACGACTTACAACTTGAAG GTGCTTGACATTATGTCCATGGACTGCACCAAGTCTGCAGAGATCGAGAAGCTGCAGGAGCAAGTCCTGAAACACGTTCAGGACAGGGACCTGTTTCCCAACTTAGAGAAAACGCTCCCACGGAGCTACCAGGTCGTGGAGTCATCCATACGAGACCTCATCAAGAAGAAGAACATTCCAGAGCACG GAATAATGGCTATCGACGAACTTCAGCAATGCAGCATTGTCGGGGAACTAGACACGGAGGACTGGCACTGTATATTGCGGTACCTCCACAGAATCGGCATCATCGTGTGGTACGAGGAAATTGAGGCTCTGAGGGTCAAGGTCTTCACCAAACCATCATTCCTCATCACACTGTTCAAG ACGGTGGTCAGGCACGACCTGGCCAGGTGTTTGGAAGACCTTCCTCGCAACATCCTCCAGAAGGTGAACAGCCTGGGGAGGCACAAGGGCACCTGGGTGAGTGACCTGAAGAGCAAGGCCACCCTCCCCAATGCGGCCATCGCCGCCCTGGTTCACCGAACCCTCATGCAGCAGGACGTGGCCAAACAGAAGAGGCTTGTGAGCGCGTTGGCTGGCTCCAGAAACAAAGAAGGGGAGCTGGTGTGCTTGCTCAGGCATTTTGACGTCTGCCTGCCCACAAAACTCTCCAATCCCCTGAACCCCAATGCCCAGGAGTTTGCCCAGGGTGAGACCTGGAGCACCAGCCGCTCCTCTGCGCCTACTCTCCTAAACCAGGGCAGCGCCTTCTTGTTCCCCGGTTACCTGAAGGACACCgagatggtgaggaagatgTGGGGAGAAGATACAATGGAGGACATCAGAATTAATGTCTATTTCCTGCCTGAAATTCCCTACGGTGTCTTCCACAG ACTCATCATTCGGGCCTGCTCCCTGTACTCCAGCTACTGGGTGGGCAGTGACTGCTGTCTGCTCGGCTACAACACCACCCTGGTGCTGCTGAGACGCGAATCTGAGGGCGAGGACCAGTACATCCAAATACGCTGCAAGAGACCTGACAAGAgtg acgATTTCAGGCGCTCGTGGGACCTGATCCTGACGATAATGCGGAAGCTGTCCAGGCTCGCCGAGCAATGGCCAGGCCTGTACCAGATCGTCAGCAGTCCGTGCCGAGAGCCGGACTGCCTTCACGATTTCGAGTGGAGCGACTTCGGGAAACTGGACGGACGCGACATCTACGACGC TGTGCAGGAAGAAAAACTACTCTGCAATAATGGACACAGATGCCGAACTGAATTACTTTTCCCAAAAg TCCCGAGTGGTCCAAAGGCAGCCAGTGAGCAGCCCATCACCCATCACAACATCACGACTGGTCACACGACTGTCATTGTCAATCAG TTCCCTCTCCCTGAAAGCCACTGA